A genomic stretch from Telmatocola sphagniphila includes:
- a CDS encoding choice-of-anchor X domain-containing protein, which yields MGSPAILRGTMMSRLLAILGCLLLAGASPASESAPQDKVALISDIVHEPTQPKPNIPVLIKARIAPGATKVVLKLQAVAPGKYIAKSDPAYEKEWLEFPMHDDGQDGDAKAGDGIYSVRIPASYQKHRWLLRYRILVTSKEGKTVQEPLAAEASPNYAWWCDAGPATWKGTRDPGKTPVLTFSSQFLGTLQSIQLIAKAEEVAKSQWDGGAHKQKQQGTIIYKGVVYDHIRYSNRGQGSAHISGKNKWSLKFNPDEEIPFVDHNGVPFAESCASLNLNPGGCTPYLPVHRGIAGLDEVLSFRAYRLAGVPSPPATWIQWRVITQPDEVSARDQYQGDLWGLYVAIGEMTPKQLSDTKLPNGLTFSTQSGIKHTPKGMADADKLWEKFVNTMRSNPKESWWRENLDLKAFFSFHAMNRLLGNVDLRPDGNHGYYRHPDGHWAPIPWDLDMMFVPRHHQPGVIDAVACLNHPKIALEYRNRAREILDLFASDYSPKGGQIGQLTIDLGKVLTPPGFNVDWPRLDEAVWNQNPHMNQKGSYYLNPTNAEHFGGAWKRTLATNDFAGFQKYIVEFCTDSRPTKNYAPNDGDQRGYGWGYLNFEAKEDKIPATARVERLPGNSPKFKATSFESSAGDKSAALEWRVGRVGKKGWYELGDHWRKETGAGLEVEVPTEIFKESGVYRVRARWRDQTGRCGHWSNPLEITTK from the coding sequence ATGGGTAGTCCCGCAATCCTTCGGGGGACGATGATGTCTCGTCTGTTGGCAATCCTTGGTTGTTTACTTCTGGCGGGGGCTTCTCCGGCATCGGAATCCGCTCCTCAAGACAAAGTCGCCCTGATATCAGATATCGTCCATGAACCTACGCAACCGAAACCTAACATACCAGTGCTAATAAAGGCTCGAATCGCTCCCGGTGCCACTAAAGTTGTTTTGAAGCTTCAGGCTGTGGCTCCTGGGAAATATATCGCGAAGTCCGACCCCGCCTACGAAAAGGAATGGCTCGAATTCCCGATGCACGACGATGGTCAGGACGGCGATGCCAAGGCGGGGGATGGCATTTACTCCGTACGAATTCCGGCCAGTTACCAGAAACATCGCTGGCTCCTGCGCTATCGCATCCTGGTGACCAGTAAGGAGGGAAAGACGGTTCAGGAACCGCTGGCCGCGGAGGCCAGTCCGAATTACGCCTGGTGGTGTGATGCGGGACCGGCGACCTGGAAAGGAACTCGCGACCCTGGAAAGACTCCGGTTTTAACCTTCAGTTCCCAGTTTCTGGGGACACTGCAATCGATTCAACTCATCGCCAAAGCCGAAGAAGTCGCGAAAAGCCAGTGGGATGGCGGGGCTCATAAGCAGAAGCAGCAGGGGACCATTATCTACAAAGGGGTGGTTTACGATCATATCCGCTACAGCAACCGGGGGCAGGGGAGCGCGCATATCTCCGGGAAAAACAAATGGAGCCTGAAGTTCAATCCCGATGAAGAAATTCCCTTCGTCGATCATAACGGCGTTCCCTTCGCGGAGAGCTGCGCCAGTCTGAATCTCAACCCTGGGGGTTGCACACCCTACTTACCGGTTCATCGAGGGATTGCCGGATTGGATGAAGTTCTTTCGTTTCGCGCTTATCGTTTAGCCGGAGTCCCCAGTCCCCCGGCGACCTGGATCCAATGGCGAGTGATCACCCAACCGGACGAAGTGTCTGCCAGAGATCAGTATCAGGGAGATTTGTGGGGGCTTTACGTAGCCATCGGCGAAATGACACCCAAACAGTTGAGCGATACCAAACTACCCAACGGACTGACCTTCAGCACTCAAAGCGGTATCAAGCATACTCCCAAAGGGATGGCGGATGCGGATAAGCTGTGGGAGAAGTTCGTCAATACGATGCGGTCGAATCCCAAGGAATCCTGGTGGCGGGAGAACCTGGATCTCAAAGCCTTCTTCAGTTTCCATGCGATGAATCGACTTTTGGGTAACGTTGATCTGCGGCCCGATGGCAATCACGGCTATTACCGGCATCCGGACGGGCATTGGGCACCGATCCCCTGGGATTTGGATATGATGTTTGTGCCCCGTCACCATCAACCCGGTGTCATCGACGCGGTGGCCTGTCTGAATCATCCGAAAATTGCCCTGGAATATCGCAATCGAGCCCGCGAAATTCTGGATCTATTCGCTTCGGACTACTCTCCGAAGGGAGGACAGATCGGGCAGTTGACCATCGATCTGGGGAAAGTTCTGACTCCCCCCGGTTTTAACGTCGACTGGCCACGTCTGGATGAAGCTGTCTGGAATCAAAACCCGCACATGAATCAAAAGGGCAGTTACTATCTCAATCCGACCAATGCCGAGCATTTTGGAGGGGCATGGAAGCGGACTCTGGCTACCAATGATTTTGCGGGCTTTCAAAAATACATCGTCGAGTTTTGCACCGATTCGCGGCCGACCAAAAACTACGCTCCGAATGATGGCGATCAGAGAGGCTATGGCTGGGGCTATCTGAATTTTGAAGCGAAAGAGGACAAAATACCTGCTACCGCCCGAGTGGAACGGCTACCCGGCAACAGTCCGAAATTTAAAGCGACCTCCTTCGAATCTTCCGCAGGTGATAAATCGGCGGCTTTGGAATGGCGTGTCGGCCGGGTAGGCAAAAAAGGCTGGTACGAGTTGGGCGATCACTGGCGGAAGGAAACCGGGGCGGGGTTGGAAGTGGAGGTTCCGACGGAGATTTTCAAGGAATCGGGCGTTTATCGCGTGCGTGCTCGCTGGAGAGACCAAACGGGCCGTTGCGGGCATTGGAGCAACCCGTTAGAGATCACCACCAAATAA